The sequence CTTTCGACGTCATGTTCCGTGCCAACATGCGCAACGTGCGCCTGCTCCGCCGCTGGCTCGACAAGCAGCCGCGGGTGTGAGGGCCTGAAGGCTCCCGACAGTCGAGCGTCAGGCTCGGTGCACCTCTCCCGCTTGCAAGCGGGAGAGGGAGAACCACAAACAAAAAGCGCGACGGCCTATCGGCCATCGCGCCTTCTGCGCACATCGGAGGCTTGCGAAGAAACTTACGCCGCGTCGGCGTCGGTCTCCGCGGCCGCCTCCGCCTTGCGGCGGCGGGGCAGCGGGAAGGCTTCGCTCTCATACAGCGAGCGGATGCCGTTCTGGTCGAAGCGCGCTTCCTCGACCTGGAGATAGGCGCCGTTCAGCGAATCCGTCGGCAACTGCTCCATCGCGAACTGCACGGCTTCGGCCGCGGTGCCGAACCGGCGATAGGTGAAGCCCGCGCGCTTCTTCTTGCGGATGGCGGCGGGGAACAGTTCGGCGGAAGTGTTGAAGTTGAACGGACGCAGTGGACGCATGGTCAAAGACCTCGTGATCTTCTCTGGGGCTTTAAGCGCGTGGGGTTTGGGAGGGCAGGGGCCGCAATCGAGCGGGCCCGCCGCACATGGCATTTTCGTCCACTAATATAGGCCGATTTGACAAAATTGCGACCCCTGCGATGGGAGATGATGAATCCGCGCATGGCAGGCCCGCAAAGACAAAAACTGAATTTATTTCAGCGGCTTACGTGGTTTACAGCTTGCCAAGAAGGAGCAAGACGAGCAGCACCACCAAAACGACACCGCCGATTCCCATGCCGGAATGGCCCATGCCATAGCCATAGCCGCCGATCCGGCCCGACCAGCCGCCGAGCAGATAGATGATCACCAGGATGATCAGGATGGTCCCAAGCGTCACGGCATCCTCCCTGGCGGCCGCGGACCGTGCGCATCGGCTGCACCGCCAGGAGGGAAATGCATGTTGGCTCCATCGGGTTCCATTCGGGAACCCGATGGGGCGCAATATTATTTCGGCTCAAGCTTCAGCGCCGCCGAGTTGATGCAGTAGCGCAGGCCGGTCGGCCCGGGTCCGTCAGGGAAGACATGGCCGAGATGGCCGCTGCACTTGGAGCACAGCACCTCGGTGCGAACCATGCCATGGCTCACGTCGCGCTCCTCGTCGATATGGCTCTCGACAGCGGGTTGGGTGAAGCTCGGCCAGCCACAGCCGGAATCGAACTTGGCGTCGGATTCGAACAGCACATTGCCGCAGCCGGCGCAGACATAAGTGCCGGCACGGTGGTCGTGCTCATACTCGCCGGTGAACGGACGCTCGGTCGCCTTCTCGCGCAGCACGGCATACTGCATCGGCGTCAGCTCGCGCCGCCACTGTTCCTCACTCTTAATGACTTTGTCGTCGGCGGGTTTCATCTTGCTATCGGGCATGGGTCTCCCGTTTCGTTTGCGATCTCGCGATCAGTTGGTGGCCTTGCTGGCACTGACCAGCGTCGGCTTTTCGATGTAGTTATCCGCGAACAGCTTTTTCAGGTTCGCGACCTTCGGAAGATCGTTGTAGGCGATGTAGGGCTGGTTCGGGTGCAGCGTCAGATAATCCTGGTGATAGGCCTCCGCCGGGTAGAACGCCTCCAGCGGACTGATCTTGGTCACGATCGGCTTGCCGAACACCTTGGCGCCGTCGAGCTGGGCAATGTAGGCCTCCGCCACCTTCTTCTGCTCGTCGGACGTCGTGAAGATCGCCGAGCGATATTGCGTGCCGGTGTCGGGGCCCTGGCGATTGAGCTGGGTCGGGTCGTGCACCACCGAGAAGTAGATCTGGAGGATCTTTCCGTAAGTAATCTTCTTCGGGTCGTATTTGATCTCGACCGATTCGGCGTGGCCGGTCCGGCCGCTCGAGACGGTCTGGTAATCCGCGGTCGCCTTGGTTCCGCCGGCATAGCCGGAGACCGCGTTGATGACGCCGGCGGTGTGCTGGAACACGCCCTGCACACCCCAGAAGCAGCCGCCGGCGACCACAGCGGTCTGGATCCCGGTAGCGGGCGCCGCGTCCATGGCGGGAGCGGGGATCACGACCGCATCCTCGGCGGCCCGCGACGGCATGGCGAAGGCCAGTGTCAGGGCGGCGGCTGCGAACAGGGACAGGGGGCGGAGCAAGGTTCGGCTCATGGCGCATCCTCGAGTGCAGGGAAGGGAGAGTTTAGGATGATCGGGACGGAGCGAACAGTCCGTCCGTCGTGGTTTCCGTTGCCCAAGATACGGGTGAGCCGGCCGGTTGTTACGTTGGAACGGACACGAAGGCGTGAAACCGGCATGGTAGCGTGGCAGAAGGGGCCCGGCGGCGTCGGGCCGAGACTTCATCGGTCCCACTGAACCCGCGCTTGGAAGCGCCGACATAAAAATGTGTGGGACCGGAGCTTGATTTGTCGACCATGTTGCGCGTCTTTTCCCTGACCTTCCTTGCTCTGTTGTCATCCATGCCGATGGCTGCGGCCGACCCGCCGCCCGCCGACGACGTCGCGACCTGCCGCGACCGGCAGGCGGAGACGCAAGCGCGAACGCAAGCCTGCGAAAATCTCCTCAATGCCGAGCGCGTCACCGGCAAGGACAAGGCCACGGCGCTGCTTGTGCACGGCAATGCGCTGATCACCAGGCGCGACTATGACAAGGCGATCGAGGCGTTCTCGGCCGCCATCGCGCTCGAGCCGGACAGTGCCCTGATCCTCAATTCGCGCGGCATCGCTTACGAGCGCAAGGGCCAGGACGATCTGGCTTTGGCCGATTACAACCTCGCACTCCAGAAGCGCCCGACTTATGGCGTTCCCTACAACAACCGCGGTGTCATCCAGCTGCGCCGGGGCGCGCTGCAAAGCGCGCTCGACGATTTCAGCCTGTCGATCAAATATGCGCCCAGATTCCTGCTCGGCTGGACCAATCGGGCCCGCGTGCGCACGCTGACGAAAGATTTCGATGGCGCGCTCGCCGATTTCGCCGCGGCCGAGAAGATCGATCCGGCCGCGCCGCAGATCGCGGCCAACCGCTGTGTCACTTACGGCTTGATGGGCAAGTACGACCAGGCCTTTGCCGATTGCAACCAGCTGATCGAGCGGCAGCCAAAGAACATCTACGCGATCAACAACCGCGCCGACGTCAGCATGATGAAGGGCGATCTCGATGCCGCGCTGAGGGACTACAACGCAGTCATCCAGATCAGCCCGAACAATGTTCGCGCGCATTCCGGCCGCGGCCAGATCTACGAGCGGCGGAAAGATCTCGCCCAGGCGAGAGCCGACTACCGTTCGGCGGCCTATTCGCTGACGCCGTTCGACGAGATCGACGTGGCACGCGCCCGCGCCATCGCGCGGGAGCGGCTTGCCGCGCTGACGCCGCAGGCGCCGGCCGCCGCGGGCGGGCGCCGCGTCGCGCTCGTGATCGGCAACGGCGCCTACAAGAACGTCCATGCGCTGCCGAATCCGCCGCGCGACTCCAGGCTGATCGCAGGCGCGCTGCGCGATGTCGGCTTCCAGACCGTGATCTCCGTCAACGATCTCACCCGCGACAAGTTCTTCGAAGCGCTGAAGTCCTTCGCGGAGGAGGCGGAGAAGGCCGACTGGGCCGTGGTCTATTACGCCGGCCACGGCTTTGAGATCGGCGGGGTGAATTACCTCGTCCCCGTCGACGCCAAGCTTGCCGCCGACAAGGACGCCGAGACCCAGGCGGTTGCGCTCGAGCAGGTGATCGCCGCCGTCGGTGCTGCGCGAAAAGTGCGCCTCGTGATGCTGGATGCGTGCCGCGACAATCCGTTCGCGCCGACCATGCAGCACACGCTGTCGCTCAAGCTGGTCGACAAAGGTTTCTCCAACATCGAGCCCGGCGCCGGCTTGATGGTGGTCTACGCCGCCAAGCACGGCGAGACCGCGATCGACGGCGACGGCGGCGCCGACAGCCCCTTCGCCACCGCGCTTGCCCGCGACATCAAGCAGCCGAAGGTCGAGATCCGAAAACTGTTTGACATCGTCCGCGACGATGTCTGGTCCGCGACGAAGCACGAGCAGCAGCCGTTCACCTACGGCTCGCCGCCGGGTCGCGAGGATTTTTATTTCGTGGCGGGGAA comes from Bradyrhizobium diazoefficiens and encodes:
- a CDS encoding caspase family protein; the encoded protein is MLRVFSLTFLALLSSMPMAAADPPPADDVATCRDRQAETQARTQACENLLNAERVTGKDKATALLVHGNALITRRDYDKAIEAFSAAIALEPDSALILNSRGIAYERKGQDDLALADYNLALQKRPTYGVPYNNRGVIQLRRGALQSALDDFSLSIKYAPRFLLGWTNRARVRTLTKDFDGALADFAAAEKIDPAAPQIAANRCVTYGLMGKYDQAFADCNQLIERQPKNIYAINNRADVSMMKGDLDAALRDYNAVIQISPNNVRAHSGRGQIYERRKDLAQARADYRSAAYSLTPFDEIDVARARAIARERLAALTPQAPAAAGGRRVALVIGNGAYKNVHALPNPPRDSRLIAGALRDVGFQTVISVNDLTRDKFFEALKSFAEEAEKADWAVVYYAGHGFEIGGVNYLVPVDAKLAADKDAETQAVALEQVIAAVGAARKVRLVMLDACRDNPFAPTMQHTLSLKLVDKGFSNIEPGAGLMVVYAAKHGETAIDGDGGADSPFATALARDIKQPKVEIRKLFDIVRDDVWSATKHEQQPFTYGSPPGREDFYFVAGK
- a CDS encoding DUF3309 family protein, yielding MTLGTILIILVIIYLLGGWSGRIGGYGYGMGHSGMGIGGVVLVVLLVLLLLGKL
- the msrA gene encoding peptide-methionine (S)-S-oxide reductase MsrA: MLRPLSLFAAAALTLAFAMPSRAAEDAVVIPAPAMDAAPATGIQTAVVAGGCFWGVQGVFQHTAGVINAVSGYAGGTKATADYQTVSSGRTGHAESVEIKYDPKKITYGKILQIYFSVVHDPTQLNRQGPDTGTQYRSAIFTTSDEQKKVAEAYIAQLDGAKVFGKPIVTKISPLEAFYPAEAYHQDYLTLHPNQPYIAYNDLPKVANLKKLFADNYIEKPTLVSASKATN
- the msrB gene encoding peptide-methionine (R)-S-oxide reductase MsrB, which translates into the protein MPDSKMKPADDKVIKSEEQWRRELTPMQYAVLREKATERPFTGEYEHDHRAGTYVCAGCGNVLFESDAKFDSGCGWPSFTQPAVESHIDEERDVSHGMVRTEVLCSKCSGHLGHVFPDGPGPTGLRYCINSAALKLEPK